In Lagopus muta isolate bLagMut1 chromosome 6, bLagMut1 primary, whole genome shotgun sequence, one DNA window encodes the following:
- the ZFYVE19 gene encoding abscission/NoCut checkpoint regulator, which translates to MEGRCYGCACKFSLFKKECGCRSCGRAFCSGCLSCSAPVPRCGSAPQKVCKQCYGKLTGQESQSTSAKWSPPENYKKRVAAFEAKQKQLKGQQKADAKLLIQDGSKYRGLSKEDRAIAERLEKLREERKPKSIPSQAEIEARLAALKEDYHGPIPSAQEMEDRLAVLQGRDPPSQAPRPVHQPPDTRSLSQQTDDLLTQLAEEVSIDEHDSPGVQPQAVSGRNLNDLSRESEDCVSHANLDPRQLEEEKNKLLAEAAAELREENTRQEKILQVAKRLAVLRGQDPEKVTLETYKFPDSDEELNEEEAIQRVLKQLTEEAALDEASGFNILPDQTTQPGFSQQNLHKKTKQGRQTPTAIALAEADDSDEHELPWCCICNEDATLRCHGCSGDLYCQRCFREGHDEFDMKDHHTSRYHLPCK; encoded by the exons ATGGAGGGTCGCTGCTACGGGTGCGCCTGCAAGTTCAGCCTCTTCAAGAAAGAG TGCGGCTGCAGGAGCTGCGGGCGCGCCTTCTGCTCgggctgcctgagctgcagcGCCCCGGTGCCTCGCTGCGGGAGCGCTCCGCAGAAGGTGTGCAAGCAGTGCTACGGGAAGCTCACCGG aCAAGAGTCTCAAAGCACTTCGGCAAAATGGTCACCACCAGAAAACTACAAAAA GCGTGTAGCAGCGTTTGAGGCTAAGcaaaaacagctgaaaggaCAACAGAAGGCAGATGCAAAACTACTCATTCAAGATGGCTCCAAATACCGAGGGCTCTCCAAAGAGGACAGAGCTATTGCAGAAAGACTGGAGAAGCtcagggaggaaaggaagccCA AATCCATCCCTTCTCAGGCTGAGATCGAAGCCAGGCTGGCTGCACTGAAGGAGGATTACCACGGACCTATTCCATCTGCACAGGAAATGGAGGACCGGTTGGCTGTCCTGCAGGGGAGGGATCCCCCTTCCCAGGCTCCCAGACCA GTACACCAACCCCCTGATACCAGAAGTCTGTCACAGCAAACAGATGACCTGTTAACTCAGCTAGCTGAGGAAGTTTCTATTGATGAGCATGACAGTCCAGGAGTCCAGCCTCAAG ctgttagTGGCCGAAACTTGAATGACCTGAGTCGGGAAAGTGAAGATTGTGTTTCCCATGCAAATCTGGACCCAAGACagctggaggaagagaagaataaacttttggcagaggctgctgctgagctgcgaGAAGAAAACACTAGGCAGGAAAAAATCTTACAGGTTGCTAAGAGATTGGCAGTACTCAGAGGCCAAGACCCAGAGAAAG TTACACTGGAAACGTACAAATTCCCTGACAGCGACGAGGAATTGAATGAGGAGGAAGCCATTCAGAGAGTGCTGAAACAG CTTACAGAGGAAGCAGCCCTGGATGAAGCGAGTGGATTCAACATTCTTCCAGATCAGACCACTCAGCCAGGATTTTCACAACAGAACCTgcataaaaaaacaaagcaaggg AGGCAGACTCCAACTGCCATAGCTCTTGCTGAGGCAGATGACAGTGATGAACATGAGTTACCCTGGTGCTGCATCTGCAATGAAGATGCAACTTTGCGATGCCATGGTTGCAGTGGGGACCTCTACTGCCAGCGCTGTTTTCG